Proteins from a single region of Harmonia axyridis chromosome 4, icHarAxyr1.1, whole genome shotgun sequence:
- the LOC123677841 gene encoding putative ankyrin repeat protein RF_0381 produces MFPRELRNRLTSPFNRVRSFIKRSSDVSINEPIDDQYNTVLHKAVKKGDEKKTLKLLEKGANPNIPDLGHLRTLHLAVKYGHLHLIPILVEYGANLDLKTHEGYRAIHMLVESPKQIECLEQLLALGADINMRDSSGNSILFLFLKSDIKDVSLFKKLLENGADVHNTDLLRSNGLHILASKKKINSCITKVIAEGLIAQGIDVNAKDFFGETPLHLASHGNNAELLSILLRNNARMDLVNDKNLTAFQTAVEAKNSTALLEMLKQALINFHLGKPNDGKMIGYIKSDLELRSSFHNLEDELKNLKQRKILDFTLYEILFKKVEEIMDYTRGIDSFWILSSPFIISSNFNREIMNNWNQAKDRTENEPFREVLI; encoded by the coding sequence gTCAGAAGCTTCATAAAAAGGTCAAGCGATGTATCAATCAATGAACCAATAGATGATCAATATAACACAGTCCTTCATAAAGCTGTGAAGAAGGGAGACGAGAAGAAGACTCTTAAATTATTAGAAAAGGGAGCAAATCCGAATATACCAGACTTGGGACATTTGAGAACTCTCCATTTGGCTGTGAAATATGGTCATCTTCATCTGATCCCAATTTTAGTGGAATATGGAGCTAATCTTGATCTCAAAACGCACGAAGGATACAGAGCAATACATATGCTGGTGGAATCACCAAAACAAATTGAGTGCTTAGAGCAACTGCTTGCTCTAGGTGCAGATATAAACATGAGAGATTCATCGGGAAAcagcattttatttttatttttaaaatcggACATTAAAGACGTATCGTTATTCAAGAAGTTGCTGGAGAATGGTGCCGATGTCCACAACACGGATTTATTGAGGAGCAACGGTCTTCATATTCTAGCATCGAAGAAGAAGATCAACTCTTGCATAACAAAAGTTATCGCGGAAGGTCTCATTGCTCAAGGTATTGACGTGAATGCGAAAGACTTTTTTGGAGAAACGCCCCTACATCTAGCATCCCATGGTAACAATGCAGAATTGTTGAGCATTCTTTTACGTAACAACGCTAGAATGGATTTGGTTAATGATAAAAACTTGACAGCATTCCAAACGGCTGTTGAAGCTAAAAACTCTACTGCTTTATTGGAAATGTTAAAGCAAGCCCTTATTAACTTTCATCTTGGAAAGCCAAATGACGGAAAAATGATTGGGTACATCAAGTCTGATCTTGAACTACGTTCAAGTTTCCATAATTTAGAAGATGAGTTGAAAAATCTAAAACAGAGGAAAATATTGGATTTCAcactttatgaaatattattcaagaaAGTGGAGGAAATCATGGACTATACCAGAGGTATAGACAGTTTTTGGATTCTATCGAGCCCTTTCATCATATCATCTAATTTCAACagagaaataatgaataattggaATCAAGCCAAAGATCGAACCGAGAATGAACCTTTTAGAGAAGTTCTGATATAA